The following are encoded in a window of Sinomonas cyclohexanicum genomic DNA:
- a CDS encoding polysaccharide biosynthesis tyrosine autokinase: MTVLDFITLTRRHWRMLVLGVVVGLIMGAGYAFVVPKTYVASSTGFVALKGSVVFSGTDSATSRAKSYLPLLSSQAVRDKIAQDAKIDARNLGGTLSADVVPGGQMIEVKASSSNPSSALALANGALKALAGVITDIESSASGGTNGTLEVIPLQNAEAPTAPSSPNVKLALGIGAGGGLALAYLILLFRQLVDVRVRTTNELAELSGAGILGRLPRIGGKKDRGNSYAESLSGEAFRQIRTALRFANVDKPVRSILITSANPGEGKSTIAMSVARVFAESGQPTVVIDADLRRPVIADRFALDGHVGLSEVLSGQVPLADVVRQTDDPHLFVLPSGGLPPNPSEMLGSQSFASLIEELSSDYLVIVDSAPVVPVTDSLLITAAVDGVVLVASAGKTRKADVTAARELLGQVKARVLGVVLNMVQVKDLGGGYGYGKYRQYRAYVQSNPSVPVRRPVAPEAPAVASTQPAFHEVRQQTYGQLEFEEQTFDEHYGAPVYGDSGSGHAESAILRRARRTLSR, encoded by the coding sequence GTGACTGTGCTCGATTTCATCACACTGACGCGTCGGCATTGGCGCATGCTCGTCCTCGGAGTCGTTGTTGGCCTCATCATGGGCGCCGGGTATGCGTTCGTTGTGCCAAAGACGTACGTGGCAAGTTCCACGGGCTTCGTGGCACTGAAGGGCTCGGTCGTGTTCAGCGGTACGGATTCGGCGACGAGCCGTGCGAAGTCCTATCTTCCGCTCCTCTCCAGCCAGGCCGTGCGGGACAAGATCGCCCAGGATGCGAAGATCGACGCGAGGAATCTGGGCGGGACCCTCAGTGCGGACGTGGTCCCCGGGGGACAGATGATCGAGGTCAAGGCGTCCTCGTCCAATCCTTCCTCTGCGCTTGCGCTCGCCAACGGGGCGCTCAAGGCGCTAGCGGGAGTCATCACAGACATTGAGTCCTCGGCGTCCGGCGGAACCAACGGCACGCTCGAGGTCATCCCCCTCCAGAACGCAGAGGCGCCGACCGCGCCGTCGTCCCCCAACGTCAAGCTTGCCCTTGGCATCGGTGCCGGCGGCGGCCTTGCTCTCGCCTACCTGATCCTGCTCTTCCGCCAGCTCGTCGACGTGCGTGTCCGCACCACCAATGAGCTGGCAGAACTCAGCGGAGCCGGAATCCTGGGACGCCTGCCCCGCATCGGCGGCAAGAAGGACAGGGGCAACAGCTACGCCGAGAGCCTCTCCGGCGAAGCCTTCAGGCAGATTCGCACTGCGCTCCGATTCGCGAACGTGGACAAGCCGGTCCGGAGCATCCTGATCACGAGCGCGAATCCCGGCGAGGGCAAGTCCACCATCGCCATGTCCGTGGCCCGCGTGTTCGCCGAATCCGGCCAGCCCACCGTGGTGATCGACGCGGACCTCCGCCGGCCCGTCATCGCCGACCGGTTCGCGCTCGACGGCCATGTGGGGCTCTCCGAGGTGCTCAGCGGACAGGTCCCGCTCGCCGACGTGGTCCGGCAGACCGACGATCCCCACCTGTTCGTCCTGCCGTCCGGGGGCCTGCCGCCGAACCCTTCTGAGATGTTGGGTTCCCAGTCGTTTGCGAGCCTCATCGAGGAGCTGAGCAGCGACTACCTCGTGATCGTCGACTCGGCACCTGTCGTTCCCGTGACCGATTCCCTGCTGATCACGGCCGCGGTCGACGGCGTGGTCTTAGTTGCCAGCGCAGGCAAGACCCGGAAGGCGGACGTCACGGCTGCGCGGGAGCTCCTCGGGCAGGTGAAGGCCCGTGTGCTCGGCGTAGTCCTGAATATGGTTCAGGTGAAGGACCTCGGTGGCGGCTACGGGTACGGGAAGTACCGGCAGTACCGGGCCTATGTGCAGTCGAACCCGTCGGTGCCGGTGCGCCGGCCGGTTGCCCCCGAGGCTCCCGCGGTCGCCTCAACGCAACCCGCGTTCCACGAGGTCCGGCAACAGACCTACGGCCAACTGGAATTCGAGGAGCAGACCTTCGACGAGCACTACGGGGCTCCCGTCTATGGGGACTCCGGGTCCGGCCACGCTGAATCGGCCATCCTGCGCAGGGCACGCCGCACGCTTTCCCGGTAG
- a CDS encoding choice-of-anchor G family protein, translated as MTSTDAPTPVSTGSSAAGRIARRTVLGGAAWAAPTILLAQSASAAAASCRDVYKNQAMGQLLAGMLGGYNLAQITPAHASVDAASGPNIATDGNTLNVNALGIQLPLLPAGNTISSVLALVVNQNLGTLNQFAQANTNGEAIGASGAVSNASGGINLTNPSPSSPEFGTLHLKSILQQITGNSNVTNLVAQVTDIGLQIGAVVGRASWVGCPAPQTLREYLIAYLRLVVKSAVIGNLATGIQGVLNTTASASAVVTGINNILNPVLAVISGANKLSTTVTLTLDTTVLTPLPTDVTAPLRIDINGATATLDLTTLLGGAYQGGVSNKLNGRSPNTPLYSTGEINALDPVKVINQWVDSFNAVLDQVIQVKITTLAQTNGGQTKATIAISGTLGEVSNGTASVTVTPDVGGVIATAVKPLLPAIGTVLKNAIVGALRPSNGTLATVFNGLDSLLINVFAVLRDVLLITVDREWDLDVPTNATTDVAQSIGYPSWTTPAFNKEYFVSALEVSLLPGVAAPAGLLDIKLATGAVGPKSVA; from the coding sequence GTGACGTCCACCGACGCCCCCACACCCGTGTCCACAGGATCCTCGGCTGCAGGGCGGATTGCCCGCCGCACCGTTCTCGGCGGTGCCGCGTGGGCAGCCCCCACGATCCTTCTGGCGCAGAGCGCTTCAGCAGCGGCGGCGAGCTGCCGCGACGTGTACAAGAACCAGGCGATGGGCCAGCTCCTCGCCGGCATGCTCGGCGGCTACAACCTCGCGCAGATCACGCCAGCCCATGCGAGCGTCGATGCCGCGTCCGGCCCGAACATTGCGACCGACGGCAATACGCTCAACGTCAACGCGCTCGGAATTCAGCTCCCGCTCCTCCCCGCCGGAAACACGATCTCGAGCGTCCTCGCCCTCGTGGTGAACCAGAACCTCGGCACGCTCAATCAGTTCGCCCAGGCCAACACGAACGGCGAGGCCATCGGCGCCTCCGGCGCGGTGAGCAACGCGAGCGGCGGCATCAACCTCACGAACCCGAGCCCCAGCTCGCCTGAGTTCGGCACGCTCCACCTCAAATCGATCCTGCAGCAGATCACGGGCAACTCGAATGTGACGAATCTTGTAGCCCAGGTGACGGACATCGGGCTCCAGATCGGCGCCGTCGTCGGCCGAGCTTCGTGGGTCGGCTGCCCCGCACCCCAGACCCTGCGTGAGTACCTGATCGCCTACCTGCGCCTCGTCGTGAAGTCTGCAGTCATTGGCAACCTCGCCACGGGCATTCAGGGTGTCCTGAACACGACGGCTTCCGCCTCGGCCGTGGTCACGGGGATCAACAACATCCTCAACCCGGTCCTCGCGGTCATCAGTGGGGCGAACAAGCTGAGCACCACTGTCACGCTCACGCTGGACACCACGGTGCTCACTCCCCTCCCCACAGATGTCACAGCCCCACTGCGCATCGACATCAACGGAGCCACGGCTACGCTCGATCTCACGACGCTGCTTGGCGGCGCCTACCAGGGCGGGGTCTCGAACAAGCTGAATGGCCGCTCTCCCAACACCCCCCTGTACTCAACGGGCGAGATCAACGCACTGGATCCCGTCAAGGTCATCAACCAGTGGGTCGACTCCTTCAATGCCGTCCTCGATCAGGTCATCCAAGTCAAGATAACGACCCTGGCTCAGACCAACGGCGGGCAGACCAAGGCGACGATCGCCATCAGTGGGACCCTAGGCGAGGTTTCCAACGGAACTGCCAGTGTCACGGTGACACCCGACGTGGGCGGGGTCATCGCCACTGCCGTTAAACCCCTCCTCCCGGCCATTGGAACTGTCCTCAAGAACGCCATCGTCGGTGCGCTCCGCCCCAGCAACGGCACGCTCGCCACGGTGTTCAACGGCCTGGACAGCCTGCTGATCAACGTCTTCGCGGTGCTGCGCGACGTCCTCCTCATCACTGTGGATCGCGAGTGGGATCTGGACGTCCCCACGAACGCCACCACGGACGTCGCCCAGAGCATCGGCTACCCGTCATGGACCACGCCGGCCTTCAACAAGGAGTACTTCGTCTCCGCGCTCGAGGTCAGCCTGCTCCCCGGCGTTGCGGCTCCTGCCGGCCTCCTCGACATCAAGCTGGCGACCGGCGCCGTCGGACCCAAGTCCGTGGCCTGA
- a CDS encoding arsenate reductase/protein-tyrosine-phosphatase family protein, with the protein MARRLLFVCHANIVRSAAAELLSRGCADPEGGWRFRSAGIGALVGRGVDEPIGRLLEGRGIDTSGHSAEQVSRGLVREADLILTFEAVQRAWVLNEEPQARVKTLTVRRAARLLSRIPRRADPLAFLAADDAPYDHSDDFDDPFGGGLPAAARALVDLDGLLAVILPGIDATSRR; encoded by the coding sequence ATGGCACGGCGTCTCCTGTTCGTGTGCCATGCGAACATCGTCCGCTCCGCGGCTGCCGAGCTCCTCAGCCGTGGATGTGCCGACCCGGAGGGCGGCTGGAGGTTCCGCAGCGCAGGAATCGGCGCACTCGTTGGACGCGGCGTCGACGAGCCCATCGGCCGGCTCCTCGAGGGCCGGGGCATCGACACGTCGGGCCATTCAGCAGAGCAGGTCTCTCGCGGCCTGGTACGTGAAGCAGACCTCATCCTGACCTTCGAGGCTGTGCAGCGGGCCTGGGTGCTCAACGAGGAACCCCAGGCCCGCGTCAAGACGCTCACGGTCCGCCGGGCAGCGCGGCTGCTCTCGCGGATCCCGAGGCGGGCCGATCCGCTCGCGTTCCTGGCGGCTGACGACGCGCCGTACGACCACTCGGACGACTTCGACGATCCCTTCGGCGGGGGACTGCCTGCAGCCGCCCGCGCGCTCGTGGACCTCGACGGACTCCTCGCCGTGATCCTTCCCGGCATCGATGCCACCAGCCGGCGGTAG